A single region of the Ascaphus truei isolate aAscTru1 chromosome 6, aAscTru1.hap1, whole genome shotgun sequence genome encodes:
- the SPHK2 gene encoding sphingosine kinase 2 isoform X2, giving the protein MSLEQWQVSDTLLHGEFGVYPSKGIRYALSLTRTGLHIQRLVPKPEDDQRTVLPLLDMVGCHTLRNRSSTDSFAYFSIYSYPLKKKKVTMGSSRTRQRLVRTFRVDEASEYEKNQAVAEKWATAIKCLVHGLPIGSEPERHNHARELVQGINLAEWDGIVVISGDGLLYEVINGLMERPDWEDAIKMPVGIIPCGSGNALAGSINYNAGFEQAMGSELLLNCILLLCRGTVVPMDLVSVTSCSGIRSFSFLSVAWGFISDVDIESEKYRHMGSARFTVGTMVRVASLRTYRGRLSYLPVLDAHRPISRSITLAPNGSLVPFHRAQLHRTISDIGLCEERNVMYKRSSASLDTNELPSFETSPSPSSPTALHSSSFTFDSVTDDPLQHNHVLPNDMEPQTHHQVNGPKDDLLAPMEHPVPKTWVTVEEDFVLVLAIYQSHLGADLLTAPFSFFDDGLIHLFFVKAGISRAALVRLFLAMEKGTHFETQCPYLIHVPVRAFRLEPLTRKGIITVDGERVEYGPIQAQIHNGLSNLITGSHRVRMTNF; this is encoded by the exons ATGTCTCTGGAACAGTGGCAGGTGTCAGACACCCTCCTCCATGGAGAATTTGGAGTCTACCCATCCAAAGGTATTCGCTACGCACTTAGTCTGACCCGTACGGGGCTTCACATTCAGCGACTAGTGCCGAAGCCGGAGGATGACCAACGGACAGTGCTGCCACTTCTCGACATGGTGGGATGTCACACACTACGTAATCGCAGCTCCACAGACAGTTTTGCTTATTTCTCAATCTACTCCTATCCACTAAAGAAGAAGAAGGTCACCATGGGCTCTAGCCGAACCCGCCAGAGGTTGGTTCGTACATTTCGGGTGGATGAAGCATCAGAGTACGAAAAGAACCAAGCTGTGGCTGAAAAGTGGGCGACTGCAATAAAGTGTCTGGTACATGGACTTCCCATTGGCAGTGAACCGG AGAGACACAACCACGCTCGAGAGCTAGTACAGGGGATCAATCTGGCAGAGTGGGACGGTATAGTTGTCATCTCCGGAGATGGACTTCTCTATGAG GTAATTAACGGCTTGATGGAACGACCTGATTGGGAAGATGCAATAAAGATGCCCGTTGGAATTATTCCCTGTGGGTCAGGAAATGCCTTGGCTGGATCCATCAACTATAATGCCGG GTTTGAGCAGGCAATGGGATCTGAGCTGCTACTTAACTGTATCTTGCTACTATGCCGTGGTACAGTGGTGCCTATGGACCTGGTGTCTGTGACAAGCTGCTCTGGAATACGTTCTTTCTCGTTCCTAAGTGTTGCATGGGGCTTCATCTCTGATGTGGACATAGAAAGTGAGAAGTACCGACACATGGGTTCTGCTCGTTTTACAGTCGGCACTATGGTAAGGGTGGCCTCACTGCGCACATACCGAGGCCGCCTTTCTTATTTACCAGTGCTGGATGCCCACCGTCCCATCTCACGGAGTATCACCCTGGCTCCCAATGGGAGCCTTGTACCATTTCATCGTGCTCAATTACACCGTACTATTTCTGATATAGGACTGTGTGAGGAGCGCAACGTCATGTATAAGCGCAGCTCTGCTTCACTTGACACCAATGAGTTGCCTAGCTTTGAGACTTCACCATCACCAAGCTCCCCAACAGCCTTGCACTCCTCCAGCTTCACTTTTGACTCTGTAACTGATGACCCTTTGCAGCATAATCATGTGCTACCCAATGACATGGAGCCTCAGACGCATCACCAGGTAAATGGACCCAAGGATGATCTTCTAGCTCCAATGGAGCATCCAGTACCCAAGACATGGGTAACTGTGGAAGAAGACTTTGTACTAGTGCTGGCCATTTATCAGAGCCATCTGGGGGCTGACCTGCTCACAGCTCCATTTTCTTTCTTTGACGATGGTTTAATCCACCTTTTTTTCGTGAAAGCAGGGATTTCTCGGGCAGCCCTTGTGCGTCTCTTCTTGGCCATGGAGAAAGGGACACACTTTGAGACACAATGTCCATACCTCATTCATGTGCCTGTTCGAGCCTTCCGTTTGGAACCTCTCACACGAAAGGGAATTATTACTGTGGATGGGGAGCGTGTGGAATATGGTCCTATTCAGGCTCAGATACACAATGGACTTAGCAACCTCATCACTGGATCCCATAGAGTCCGTATGACTAATTTCTAA
- the SPHK2 gene encoding sphingosine kinase 2 isoform X1, whose translation MSLEQWQVSDTLLHGEFGVYPSKGIRYALSLTRTGLHIQRLVPKPEDDQRTVLPLLDMVGCHTLRNRSSTDSFAYFSIYSYPLKKKKVTMGSSRTRQRLVRTFRVDEASEYEKNQAVAEKWATAIKCLVHGLPIGSEPEFVPGLLPRARRLMLLLNPFGGRGNALQQCHAHILPMITEADISYNLIQTERHNHARELVQGINLAEWDGIVVISGDGLLYEVINGLMERPDWEDAIKMPVGIIPCGSGNALAGSINYNAGFEQAMGSELLLNCILLLCRGTVVPMDLVSVTSCSGIRSFSFLSVAWGFISDVDIESEKYRHMGSARFTVGTMVRVASLRTYRGRLSYLPVLDAHRPISRSITLAPNGSLVPFHRAQLHRTISDIGLCEERNVMYKRSSASLDTNELPSFETSPSPSSPTALHSSSFTFDSVTDDPLQHNHVLPNDMEPQTHHQVNGPKDDLLAPMEHPVPKTWVTVEEDFVLVLAIYQSHLGADLLTAPFSFFDDGLIHLFFVKAGISRAALVRLFLAMEKGTHFETQCPYLIHVPVRAFRLEPLTRKGIITVDGERVEYGPIQAQIHNGLSNLITGSHRVRMTNF comes from the exons ATGTCTCTGGAACAGTGGCAGGTGTCAGACACCCTCCTCCATGGAGAATTTGGAGTCTACCCATCCAAAGGTATTCGCTACGCACTTAGTCTGACCCGTACGGGGCTTCACATTCAGCGACTAGTGCCGAAGCCGGAGGATGACCAACGGACAGTGCTGCCACTTCTCGACATGGTGGGATGTCACACACTACGTAATCGCAGCTCCACAGACAGTTTTGCTTATTTCTCAATCTACTCCTATCCACTAAAGAAGAAGAAGGTCACCATGGGCTCTAGCCGAACCCGCCAGAGGTTGGTTCGTACATTTCGGGTGGATGAAGCATCAGAGTACGAAAAGAACCAAGCTGTGGCTGAAAAGTGGGCGACTGCAATAAAGTGTCTGGTACATGGACTTCCCATTGGCAGTGAACCGG AATTTGTTCCTGGTCTCCTGCCCAGAGCCCGACGGTTGATGCTGTTGCTAAATCCGTTCGGAGGGCGGGGCAATGCCCTGCAGCAGTGCCACGCGCACATTCTGCCCATGATCACAGAGGCCGATATCAGCTATAACCTTATACAGACCG AGAGACACAACCACGCTCGAGAGCTAGTACAGGGGATCAATCTGGCAGAGTGGGACGGTATAGTTGTCATCTCCGGAGATGGACTTCTCTATGAG GTAATTAACGGCTTGATGGAACGACCTGATTGGGAAGATGCAATAAAGATGCCCGTTGGAATTATTCCCTGTGGGTCAGGAAATGCCTTGGCTGGATCCATCAACTATAATGCCGG GTTTGAGCAGGCAATGGGATCTGAGCTGCTACTTAACTGTATCTTGCTACTATGCCGTGGTACAGTGGTGCCTATGGACCTGGTGTCTGTGACAAGCTGCTCTGGAATACGTTCTTTCTCGTTCCTAAGTGTTGCATGGGGCTTCATCTCTGATGTGGACATAGAAAGTGAGAAGTACCGACACATGGGTTCTGCTCGTTTTACAGTCGGCACTATGGTAAGGGTGGCCTCACTGCGCACATACCGAGGCCGCCTTTCTTATTTACCAGTGCTGGATGCCCACCGTCCCATCTCACGGAGTATCACCCTGGCTCCCAATGGGAGCCTTGTACCATTTCATCGTGCTCAATTACACCGTACTATTTCTGATATAGGACTGTGTGAGGAGCGCAACGTCATGTATAAGCGCAGCTCTGCTTCACTTGACACCAATGAGTTGCCTAGCTTTGAGACTTCACCATCACCAAGCTCCCCAACAGCCTTGCACTCCTCCAGCTTCACTTTTGACTCTGTAACTGATGACCCTTTGCAGCATAATCATGTGCTACCCAATGACATGGAGCCTCAGACGCATCACCAGGTAAATGGACCCAAGGATGATCTTCTAGCTCCAATGGAGCATCCAGTACCCAAGACATGGGTAACTGTGGAAGAAGACTTTGTACTAGTGCTGGCCATTTATCAGAGCCATCTGGGGGCTGACCTGCTCACAGCTCCATTTTCTTTCTTTGACGATGGTTTAATCCACCTTTTTTTCGTGAAAGCAGGGATTTCTCGGGCAGCCCTTGTGCGTCTCTTCTTGGCCATGGAGAAAGGGACACACTTTGAGACACAATGTCCATACCTCATTCATGTGCCTGTTCGAGCCTTCCGTTTGGAACCTCTCACACGAAAGGGAATTATTACTGTGGATGGGGAGCGTGTGGAATATGGTCCTATTCAGGCTCAGATACACAATGGACTTAGCAACCTCATCACTGGATCCCATAGAGTCCGTATGACTAATTTCTAA